A stretch of the Arachis stenosperma cultivar V10309 chromosome 6, arast.V10309.gnm1.PFL2, whole genome shotgun sequence genome encodes the following:
- the LOC130935657 gene encoding monothiol glutaredoxin-S11, with translation MEKVTRLASEKGVVIFTKSSCCLCYAVNILFQEIGVSPVVHEIDQDPDGREMEKALMRLGCNAPVPAVFIGGKLMGSTNEIMSMHLSGSLTQLLKPYQTSLS, from the coding sequence ATGGAGAAGGTGACAAGGTTGGCATCTGAGAAAGGGGTGGTGATCTTCACAAAAAGCTCATGCTGTTTGTGCTATGCAGTGAACATTCTGTTCCAAGAAATAGGGGTGAGTCCAGTGGTTCATGAGATTGATCAAGACCCTGATGGAAGGGAAATGGAGAAGGCTCTAATGAGGCTAGGTTGCAATGCACCTGTGCCTGCAGTGTTCATCGGAGGAAAGCTAATGGGGTCCACCAATGAAATCATGTCCATGCACCTAAGTGGTTCACTCACTCAACTCCTCAAGCCATACCAAACTTCATTATCTTGA
- the LOC130936742 gene encoding glutaredoxin-C11, which produces MDRVRDLASKKAAVIFTKSSCCMCHSIKQLFYELGASPAVHEIDKDSYGREMEWALRTLGCNPSVPAVFIGGNFVGSSKDVISLHVDGTLKQMLMDAKAIWF; this is translated from the coding sequence ATGGATAGAGTGAGGGATTTGGCATCAAAGAAGGCAGCAGTAATATTCACAAAGAGTTCATGTTGCATGTGCCACAGCATAAAGCAACTGTTCTATGAGCTAGGAGCAAGCCCAGCAGTGCATGAGATTGATAAGGATTCATATGGAAGGGAAATGGAATGGGCCTTGAGGACTTTGGGTTGTAACCCTTCAGTTCCAGCAGTTTTCATTGGTGGAAACTTTGTTGGTTCATCAAAGGATGTAATATCCCTCCATGTTGATGGAACACTCAAACAAATGCTCATGGATGCTAAGGCCATATGGTTCTAG